From Myxococcales bacterium, the proteins below share one genomic window:
- a CDS encoding protein kinase: MRRFGPFFLEARLAVGGTAEVYVARPAEPRPDLPDRIVVKRLLPHMLNEPDARTMFEREARLHAAIDHENVVKVFFSGVEESTNEPYLALELVEGVDGYRLLRRLKQDGRSLPVGLAVHIAREILRALASAHTARDPQGNALHIVHRDVSPSNIYLSADGKVKLGDFGIAQSSSRHSLRSEAGAAIKGKYAYLAPEQVKGDAADHRADLFSLAAVLAEMLLGQPLFSGGGQLSVLLAIRDCKLDVLEQARPTLPKGLFDVLQRALAKDPNDRFATASELAAHLAPFDAGAASARSELAALVRASQQAGGPSREIRVPSQGEMPAVSVGVAKKEDERKTSEYTTEPSFVVTAAGRLHGPWTFAQLIEALATGEVGPGDRVDYMGTGLKPLREIEELMRFVPPSTATGAAALKGPGAPTYAGELPEMSMLSLLADVLKGRETGVLFAERPGSPNAASTRKELYFLSGRLHHVASSNASELLGEYLVRRRKLSRDELDLALAILPRYNGRMGDTLISLGLVDPVEIFRAIREQGRDRVADLFTWKTGTVAFYRDRSAAHVEFPLDLDLPHLMVAGLEAEMPGDAPLERYRGHMNRVLRLRPLAPDMAAFASVAWPALVSRIMMLLEKPQGLKDVLRLATKTGSFTAADVLRAVEVLTATRLAAFDV; encoded by the coding sequence ATGCGTAGGTTCGGCCCCTTCTTTCTCGAAGCACGACTCGCCGTGGGCGGCACGGCCGAGGTGTACGTCGCGCGGCCTGCGGAGCCACGCCCGGACCTGCCCGATCGCATCGTCGTGAAGCGCCTCCTCCCGCACATGTTGAACGAGCCCGACGCGCGGACCATGTTCGAGCGCGAGGCGCGGCTCCACGCGGCGATCGATCACGAGAACGTCGTGAAGGTGTTCTTCTCGGGCGTCGAAGAGTCCACGAACGAGCCTTACCTCGCCCTCGAGCTCGTCGAAGGTGTCGACGGGTACCGCCTCCTCCGTCGCCTGAAACAAGACGGCCGTTCGTTGCCGGTCGGTCTGGCCGTGCACATCGCTCGGGAGATCCTGAGGGCCCTCGCGAGCGCTCACACCGCGCGCGATCCTCAGGGCAACGCGCTCCACATCGTCCATCGCGACGTGTCGCCGTCGAACATCTATCTCTCCGCCGACGGCAAGGTGAAGCTCGGGGACTTCGGCATCGCCCAGTCTTCCTCGCGGCACTCCCTGAGGAGCGAGGCCGGCGCCGCGATCAAGGGAAAGTACGCGTACCTGGCCCCCGAGCAGGTCAAAGGCGACGCCGCCGATCACCGCGCCGACCTCTTCAGCCTCGCGGCGGTCCTGGCCGAGATGCTCCTCGGTCAGCCGCTCTTCTCGGGCGGCGGTCAGCTCTCGGTGCTCCTCGCGATCCGCGACTGCAAGCTCGACGTGCTCGAACAGGCGCGCCCGACGCTGCCGAAGGGCCTCTTCGACGTGCTCCAGCGCGCGCTCGCGAAGGACCCGAACGACCGCTTCGCGACCGCGTCCGAGCTCGCAGCCCACCTCGCCCCGTTCGACGCCGGCGCGGCTTCCGCCCGAAGCGAGCTCGCCGCCCTCGTCCGCGCGTCCCAGCAAGCCGGCGGCCCCAGCCGAGAGATCCGCGTCCCGTCCCAAGGCGAGATGCCGGCGGTGTCGGTCGGCGTCGCCAAGAAGGAAGACGAGCGAAAGACGAGCGAGTACACGACCGAGCCCTCGTTCGTCGTGACGGCGGCGGGGCGGCTCCACGGCCCGTGGACGTTCGCGCAGCTCATCGAGGCCCTCGCGACGGGCGAGGTCGGTCCCGGCGATCGGGTCGATTACATGGGCACGGGCTTGAAGCCGCTCCGGGAGATCGAGGAGCTCATGCGCTTCGTGCCGCCCTCCACGGCGACCGGCGCCGCGGCGCTGAAGGGGCCAGGCGCGCCCACGTACGCCGGCGAGCTCCCCGAGATGAGCATGCTCTCGCTCCTCGCGGACGTCCTCAAAGGGCGCGAGACGGGCGTGCTCTTCGCCGAGCGCCCGGGCAGCCCGAACGCCGCATCGACGCGAAAAGAGCTCTATTTTCTCTCGGGTCGCCTCCATCACGTCGCGTCGTCGAACGCGAGCGAGCTGCTCGGCGAGTACCTCGTGCGCCGCCGCAAGCTCTCGCGTGACGAGCTCGACCTCGCCCTCGCGATCCTCCCTCGGTACAACGGGCGCATGGGCGACACGCTCATCTCGCTCGGGCTCGTGGACCCCGTCGAGATCTTCCGGGCGATCCGCGAGCAGGGTCGTGACCGTGTGGCCGACCTCTTCACCTGGAAGACCGGCACCGTGGCGTTCTACCGCGACCGCTCGGCGGCGCACGTCGAGTTCCCTCTCGACCTCGATCTCCCGCATCTCATGGTTGCCGGCCTCGAGGCCGAGATGCCTGGCGATGCCCCCCTCGAGCGTTACCGAGGCCACATGAACCGGGTGCTCCGCTTGCGCCCCCTCGCGCCCGATATGGCGGCCTTCGCGTCGGTCGCGTGGCCCGCGCTCGTGTCGCGCATCATGATGCTGCTCGAGAAGCCCCAGGGGCTGAAAGACGTGCTCCGCCTCGCCACGAAGACGGGCTCGTTCACCGCGGCCGACGTGCTCCGCGCCGTCGAGGTCCTCACGGCGACGCGCCTCGCCGCGTTCGACGTGTAG
- a CDS encoding histidine triad nucleotide-binding protein, with the protein MSCLFCKIVAREIPADIVLENDHVIAFRDIRPVAPTHVLVIPKMHLACIHDAGPSEAALLGEVFLAARQVADKLGLGGPGYRLVVNNGDDGGQTVHHLHVHVLGGRGMSWPPG; encoded by the coding sequence ATGAGCTGCCTCTTCTGCAAGATCGTGGCGCGCGAAATCCCGGCGGACATCGTGCTCGAGAACGACCACGTGATCGCCTTCCGCGACATTCGCCCCGTCGCCCCCACCCATGTCCTCGTCATCCCGAAGATGCATCTTGCATGCATCCACGACGCGGGCCCCTCCGAGGCCGCCCTGCTCGGCGAGGTGTTCCTCGCGGCTCGGCAGGTGGCCGACAAGCTCGGTCTCGGAGGGCCGGGCTACCGCCTCGTGGTGAACAACGGGGACGACGGCGGCCAGACGGTGCATCACCTGCACGTGCACGTGCTCGGCGGCCGTGGCATGTCCTGGCCTCCGGGCTGA